Proteins encoded together in one Caballeronia sp. NK8 window:
- a CDS encoding type VI secretion system Vgr family protein: MLNFLSTRTLSVDGDAMPLSPLGEPMLQLSAIKGAEELSKLYEYTLELVTPAEPFVPEALAANIDLKAMIGKALTVTVQCEGFGDFIPGLPGNLGQGNVGACEREISGLVFEAKYLGQGNRQARYQVTLKPWVALACEHTDFRIFQHKSVIDIVSEVLRPYGFSSDKRIGGVYPTIDYQVQYGESDFSFIQRLMAEHGLYWFFEHSNGFHRMVIVDNLGAHKPVESEAYQTLSYYPPGRKIDEEYVSEFSVAQTLQPGVWTYDDYDFRKPGADLSVEKQLPQETIGNGIERYEWPGDYADPKQGGRFALIRVQELRSRGERAFGSGNLRNVVCGTTFSLQGFAQEAANRGYLVVRAEFEAKESGDVTNQGKTEFRASFEVQPDTVVFRAKRPGDKPRTTGPQTAFVTGYNNSEIWTDQYGRVKLKFQWDRSPINDHTSSCWVRVAYPGAGQRYGSIGVPRVGTEVIVDFENGDPDRPIVIGQVYNAQAMPPWPLPHNATQSGVLTRSTKGGGYENANAIRFEDMKGEEELWIHAERDLVVDAEHNESLTVGNDRTITVAQMQTTEVGKNFSLLAGDRIELTTGGATLVMEKNGSITLRGAKLLIEGSGPVQINGHDVDIN; this comes from the coding sequence GTGCTGAATTTTCTTTCCACCCGCACGCTGTCAGTCGACGGCGACGCGATGCCGCTTTCGCCGCTTGGCGAGCCCATGCTGCAGCTGAGCGCAATCAAGGGCGCGGAAGAGCTCTCGAAGCTCTATGAATACACGCTTGAGTTGGTGACGCCAGCCGAGCCTTTTGTGCCAGAAGCACTCGCCGCGAACATTGATCTCAAGGCGATGATCGGCAAGGCGCTGACGGTCACCGTTCAGTGCGAAGGGTTTGGGGATTTCATTCCCGGCTTGCCGGGTAACCTTGGTCAAGGCAATGTGGGCGCATGTGAGCGGGAGATCAGCGGGCTCGTTTTCGAGGCGAAGTATCTCGGTCAGGGCAATCGGCAGGCACGCTATCAAGTAACGCTCAAGCCGTGGGTGGCCTTGGCGTGCGAACACACCGATTTTCGAATTTTTCAGCATAAATCGGTGATCGATATCGTCAGCGAGGTTCTGCGCCCTTACGGATTTTCGAGCGACAAGCGTATCGGAGGGGTCTACCCGACGATCGACTATCAGGTTCAGTATGGCGAATCGGATTTCAGCTTCATCCAGCGCTTGATGGCCGAACACGGTTTGTACTGGTTCTTCGAACACTCGAACGGCTTTCACCGGATGGTGATCGTCGACAACCTCGGCGCTCACAAGCCGGTGGAGAGCGAGGCTTATCAGACGCTTTCCTACTATCCGCCCGGCCGCAAGATCGATGAGGAATATGTGAGCGAGTTCAGCGTTGCGCAGACGCTGCAGCCCGGCGTCTGGACGTATGACGACTACGACTTCAGAAAACCCGGCGCCGATTTGAGCGTCGAAAAGCAATTGCCACAAGAGACGATCGGGAATGGCATCGAGCGCTATGAATGGCCTGGCGACTACGCTGATCCGAAGCAAGGCGGTCGGTTCGCGTTGATCCGGGTTCAGGAACTGCGCTCGCGTGGCGAGCGCGCCTTTGGTTCCGGCAATCTGCGCAATGTGGTGTGCGGGACCACGTTCAGCCTGCAGGGGTTCGCGCAGGAGGCTGCCAATCGTGGCTATCTGGTTGTGCGCGCGGAGTTCGAAGCGAAAGAAAGCGGCGACGTGACGAACCAGGGCAAAACCGAGTTCAGGGCCAGCTTTGAAGTTCAACCCGACACGGTGGTGTTTCGCGCGAAGCGGCCCGGCGACAAACCGCGCACGACGGGTCCGCAGACAGCGTTCGTCACGGGCTATAACAACAGCGAAATCTGGACCGATCAGTACGGTCGTGTGAAGCTGAAATTCCAGTGGGACCGTTCGCCGATTAACGATCATACCTCGTCATGCTGGGTGCGTGTTGCATATCCGGGTGCGGGCCAACGCTACGGAAGTATTGGCGTTCCGCGCGTTGGTACCGAAGTGATCGTGGACTTTGAAAACGGCGACCCTGATCGTCCGATCGTTATCGGGCAGGTCTACAACGCGCAGGCCATGCCGCCGTGGCCGTTGCCGCATAACGCCACGCAGAGCGGCGTGCTGACCCGTTCGACCAAGGGCGGTGGCTATGAGAACGCGAATGCCATCCGCTTCGAGGACATGAAGGGCGAGGAGGAGTTGTGGATTCATGCGGAGCGCGATCTGGTTGTCGACGCCGAACATAACGAGTCGCTCACGGTGGGCAACGACCGCACGATCACGGTCGCGCAGATGCAGACGACCGAGGTGGGGAAGAACTTTTCCCTGCTGGCGGGTGATCGCATCGAGTTGACCACAGGCGGGGCCACGCTCGTGATGGAGAAGAACGGCAGCATCACGCTACGCGGGGCCAAGTTGCTGATCGAAGGTTCGGGCCCGGTGCAGATCAACGGCCACGACGTGGACATCAACTAA
- the tssF gene encoding type VI secretion system baseplate subunit TssF — translation MDSSFVDGYNQELAYMRELAGEFAAQFPKIGRRLAMHVQGEVGDPYVERLLASFSFVGARMQRLINDAFPQLTEPLLEAIYPNYNAPTPAAAVARLFPGEKEGEPLGVFSVERGSVLMSQVPEGEKSRCTFVTTQDIALYPLEITSAELTGPPADIPSLERWLPDYIQVKGALRLKLRATRGTIASLRDLDRLPVYLMGDEAIVSRLFELLHVASMASVVSVPGQFGVSGAPFHAVRRNAVEHEAMEPGQGLLPLNWPKFHGHNLIHEFFAFQSRFWYFTLTQLAKGLNKIHGREAEIVVLLNQSPYELAGEVDVNRFALFCTPVINLFPLAIDSLELPTGGKKRTAQAVNEILVRPVPLAPLDYEVFRIDRLFGHVKLDSEKLEFMPRYAALIKDEGRHGRYFTTRRTARTQHSTTRRYGTRAPYSGTDLFAAFVDQDGLPHAERINYLSAEIRASNGDLPNLLECNGRDDLEPMADTPMASIGLVRAPSRPKPPHTKGEVAWCLIRQLNFGLSALGTVDESRSGEGLRDMLRLFVADDQPHLHRMIDAITLLSVDAITRKLPGNGDIVFGRGHAIRLVVDEGGFDGQSPYLFGLILDRYLARHVSMHSFVQVDLHTVQRGLIASFPVRKGTRGVA, via the coding sequence ATGGACTCCAGCTTCGTTGATGGTTACAACCAGGAACTGGCCTACATGCGTGAGCTGGCGGGGGAGTTTGCAGCGCAGTTCCCCAAGATCGGCCGCCGTCTGGCGATGCATGTTCAAGGTGAGGTGGGAGATCCCTATGTCGAGCGTCTGCTGGCATCTTTCAGCTTCGTCGGTGCCCGCATGCAGCGTCTGATCAACGATGCATTTCCTCAACTCACCGAGCCTCTGCTCGAAGCGATTTATCCCAACTACAACGCACCGACGCCCGCCGCAGCGGTCGCACGCTTGTTCCCTGGCGAGAAGGAAGGCGAGCCGCTGGGCGTGTTCTCGGTCGAGCGCGGTTCCGTGCTGATGAGCCAAGTGCCGGAGGGCGAAAAGTCCAGATGCACCTTCGTGACGACTCAGGACATTGCGCTCTATCCTCTCGAGATCACAAGCGCCGAACTCACCGGTCCTCCAGCCGACATTCCTTCACTCGAACGATGGCTACCTGATTACATTCAGGTAAAAGGTGCGTTACGCCTCAAACTGCGCGCGACGCGCGGGACGATCGCCAGCCTGCGTGATCTTGATCGACTGCCCGTCTATCTCATGGGGGACGAGGCAATCGTCTCGCGGCTTTTTGAACTGCTGCATGTTGCATCAATGGCGAGTGTGGTCAGTGTGCCAGGTCAGTTCGGTGTGAGCGGTGCGCCGTTTCACGCGGTGAGGCGCAATGCTGTCGAGCATGAAGCGATGGAACCTGGGCAAGGCCTTCTGCCCTTGAACTGGCCGAAGTTTCACGGTCATAACCTGATCCACGAGTTCTTCGCCTTCCAGTCCCGGTTCTGGTATTTCACGCTGACGCAGCTCGCCAAGGGCCTGAACAAGATCCATGGACGCGAAGCTGAGATTGTTGTACTGCTCAACCAGTCGCCCTACGAACTGGCGGGCGAGGTCGATGTCAACCGCTTTGCGCTTTTCTGTACGCCGGTGATCAACCTTTTCCCCCTTGCGATCGACTCGCTCGAATTGCCAACAGGGGGCAAGAAGCGTACGGCGCAAGCGGTAAATGAGATTCTCGTGCGACCCGTACCGCTCGCGCCACTCGACTATGAGGTGTTTCGCATCGATCGGCTGTTCGGTCACGTGAAGCTCGATTCCGAGAAGCTGGAGTTCATGCCGCGCTACGCCGCGCTCATCAAGGATGAGGGCAGACACGGTCGCTATTTCACGACACGTCGCACGGCCCGTACGCAACACAGCACTACGCGCCGCTATGGCACGAGGGCGCCGTACAGCGGCACCGACCTATTCGCCGCGTTTGTCGACCAGGACGGTCTTCCCCATGCCGAGCGCATCAACTACCTGTCCGCCGAGATCCGAGCTTCCAACGGAGACCTGCCTAACCTGCTCGAATGTAACGGACGTGACGACCTCGAACCGATGGCCGACACGCCGATGGCGAGCATCGGGCTGGTGCGCGCCCCCAGCAGGCCGAAGCCACCGCATACGAAGGGCGAAGTGGCATGGTGCCTCATCCGTCAACTGAACTTTGGTTTGAGCGCACTTGGCACCGTCGACGAAAGCCGCTCGGGAGAAGGCCTGCGCGACATGCTCAGGCTGTTCGTGGCAGACGATCAACCGCATCTTCATCGAATGATCGACGCTATCACCCTACTGTCCGTCGACGCGATTACGCGCAAGTTGCCTGGGAACGGAGACATCGTGTTCGGACGTGGGCATGCAATCCGTCTGGTCGTTGATGAGGGCGGCTTTGACGGACAAAGCCCTTATCTCTTCGGCTTGATCCTTGACCGCTATCTCGCCCGCCACGTGTCGATGCACTCATTCGTGCAAGTCGATTTGCACACCGTGCAGCGAGGATTGATCGCCAGTTTCCCAGTGCGAAAAGGCACGCGCGGCGTTGCCTGA
- a CDS encoding type II toxin-antitoxin system VapC family toxin, translating to MIVLDTHTLLWWIGGGALGKQARAAIAEESGEDGEIVVSAMSAWEIALLVSRGKIRLSMDVSDWVERVGRIDAVRFMPVDSSIAIRSIELPGDFHNDPADRVIVATARALSAPLVTRDRLIRKYEHVRTIW from the coding sequence ATGATCGTGCTGGACACGCACACGCTCCTATGGTGGATCGGCGGCGGGGCGCTCGGCAAACAGGCGCGCGCTGCCATCGCGGAGGAATCGGGCGAGGACGGAGAGATCGTCGTTTCCGCCATGAGTGCGTGGGAAATTGCCTTGCTGGTGAGCAGAGGCAAGATACGACTGTCGATGGACGTCAGCGACTGGGTCGAACGGGTCGGTCGAATCGACGCCGTGCGATTCATGCCGGTGGACAGCAGCATCGCCATCCGATCGATCGAACTGCCCGGGGACTTTCACAATGATCCTGCGGATCGCGTGATCGTCGCGACGGCGCGGGCGTTGTCGGCGCCCTTGGTGACAAGGGATCGTCTGATTCGCAAGTACGAGCACGTCAGGACGATCTGGTAG
- a CDS encoding type II toxin-antitoxin system Phd/YefM family antitoxin has protein sequence MTVKRVSKSEFKAKALEYFRLVESTGEHMIVTDHGKPVLEIRRYEGSSLTPLEELRGSVLFCEDAFEPLGEGDWEAYR, from the coding sequence ATGACTGTCAAGCGAGTGTCGAAATCGGAGTTCAAGGCTAAAGCGCTTGAATATTTTCGTCTCGTGGAATCGACAGGAGAACATATGATCGTGACAGACCATGGAAAGCCCGTGCTTGAAATCCGGCGCTACGAGGGTTCATCACTGACGCCGCTGGAAGAACTGCGCGGAAGCGTGCTGTTTTGCGAAGATGCATTCGAGCCGCTCGGCGAGGGCGACTGGGAGGCATATCGATGA
- a CDS encoding YbdD/YjiX family protein, whose translation MFSDLQQAGRYLGQAMRLMVGMPDYDAYVTHMQTTHPDKPPMSYAEFFRERQEARYGSGAGKCC comes from the coding sequence ATGTTCAGCGATCTTCAGCAAGCAGGGCGGTATCTCGGCCAGGCGATGCGCCTGATGGTCGGGATGCCGGACTACGACGCGTACGTCACGCACATGCAGACGACGCATCCCGACAAGCCTCCGATGAGCTACGCGGAGTTTTTTCGCGAGCGGCAGGAAGCGAGGTACGGATCGGGAGCGGGGAAGTGCTGCTGA
- a CDS encoding carbon starvation CstA family protein, whose protein sequence is MNRASGFLVWIALALLGAFAFGTIALAHGESISALWIVIASVCVYLIAYRFYSRFIAGKVLQLDGLRMTPAVRHNDGLDYVPTNKYVLFGHHFAAIAGAGPLVGPVLAAQMGYTPGMLWILGGVVFAGAVQDFVILFISTRRDGRSLGDLIKMELGTVPGVIALFGAFLIMVIILAVLALIVVKALTNSPWGTFTVAATIPIALFMGVYTRYIRPGRIGEVSIIGFVGLMLAIVYGGQVAESATLAPYFTFTGVQLVWILIGYGFVASVLPVWLLLAPRDYLSTFLKIGTILGLAIGILIVAPELKMPAFTKFVDGSGPVWSGNLFPFLFITIACGAVSGFHALISSGTTPKMIDNEVNMRFIGYGAMLMESFVAMMALVAACVIEPGVYFAMNSPAALLGSTPEAVAQTVTGWGFVLTPDMLTSTAKAVGETTIIARAGGAPTLAVGMAHILHQVIGGPAMMAFWYHFAILFEALFILTAVDAGTRAGRFMLQDLLGTFHPALRRTESLPANLVATGLCVAAWGYFLYQGVVDPFGGINTLWPLFGISNQMLAGIALMLGTVVLFKMKRERYAWVTLVPTIWLLICTLTAGWQKIFDASPKVGFLAHAGKLKEAYDAGKVMAPAKSLAEMQRIIFNDYVDAALAGLFIFVVVSIAVYGVLAVLRARRETKPTVRETPFEAMPAGASAAVRSGH, encoded by the coding sequence ATGAATCGGGCTTCCGGATTCCTGGTCTGGATCGCGCTCGCGCTGCTGGGCGCGTTCGCATTCGGCACCATCGCACTCGCCCACGGCGAGAGTATCAGCGCACTGTGGATCGTCATCGCATCGGTCTGCGTCTATCTCATCGCTTACCGCTTCTATTCGCGCTTCATCGCGGGCAAGGTGCTGCAGCTCGACGGCCTGCGCATGACGCCGGCCGTGCGTCACAACGACGGCCTCGACTACGTGCCGACCAACAAGTACGTGCTGTTCGGCCATCACTTCGCGGCGATCGCCGGCGCGGGACCGCTCGTCGGCCCGGTGCTGGCCGCGCAGATGGGCTACACGCCCGGCATGCTGTGGATTCTCGGCGGCGTGGTGTTCGCTGGCGCGGTGCAGGATTTCGTCATCCTGTTCATCTCGACGCGCCGCGACGGCCGCTCGCTCGGCGATCTCATCAAGATGGAACTGGGCACCGTGCCCGGCGTGATCGCGCTGTTCGGCGCGTTCCTCATCATGGTGATCATTCTCGCGGTGCTCGCGCTGATCGTCGTGAAGGCGCTGACGAATTCGCCGTGGGGCACGTTCACCGTCGCGGCGACGATTCCGATCGCGCTCTTCATGGGCGTTTATACGCGTTACATCCGTCCGGGGCGCATCGGCGAGGTGTCGATCATCGGCTTCGTCGGCCTGATGCTCGCGATCGTCTACGGCGGCCAGGTCGCCGAGTCGGCGACGCTCGCGCCGTACTTCACGTTCACCGGCGTGCAGCTCGTGTGGATTCTGATCGGTTACGGTTTCGTCGCCTCGGTGCTGCCGGTGTGGCTGCTGCTCGCGCCGCGCGACTATCTTTCGACGTTCCTCAAGATCGGCACGATCCTCGGCCTCGCGATCGGCATTCTGATCGTAGCGCCCGAGCTCAAGATGCCGGCCTTCACGAAGTTCGTCGACGGCAGCGGGCCGGTCTGGTCGGGCAACCTGTTCCCGTTCCTCTTCATCACGATCGCGTGCGGCGCGGTGTCGGGCTTCCACGCGCTGATCTCGTCGGGCACCACGCCCAAGATGATCGACAACGAAGTCAACATGCGCTTCATCGGTTACGGCGCGATGCTGATGGAATCGTTCGTCGCGATGATGGCGCTCGTCGCCGCCTGCGTGATCGAGCCGGGCGTGTACTTCGCGATGAACAGCCCCGCCGCGCTGCTCGGCTCGACGCCCGAAGCGGTCGCGCAGACCGTGACGGGCTGGGGCTTCGTGCTGACGCCGGACATGCTGACGTCGACGGCGAAAGCGGTCGGCGAGACGACCATCATCGCGCGGGCGGGCGGTGCGCCGACCCTCGCAGTCGGCATGGCGCACATTCTTCACCAGGTGATCGGCGGCCCGGCGATGATGGCGTTCTGGTATCACTTCGCAATTCTGTTCGAGGCGCTCTTCATCCTGACCGCCGTCGACGCGGGCACGCGCGCAGGCCGCTTCATGCTGCAGGATCTGCTCGGCACGTTCCATCCGGCGCTGCGCCGCACGGAGTCGCTGCCGGCCAATCTCGTCGCGACGGGTCTGTGTGTCGCAGCGTGGGGCTACTTCCTGTATCAGGGCGTGGTCGATCCGTTCGGCGGCATCAACACGCTGTGGCCGCTCTTCGGTATCTCGAATCAGATGCTCGCGGGCATCGCGCTGATGCTCGGCACCGTCGTGCTGTTCAAGATGAAGCGCGAGCGCTACGCATGGGTCACGCTCGTGCCGACGATCTGGCTGCTCATCTGCACCTTGACGGCCGGCTGGCAGAAGATTTTCGACGCGAGTCCGAAGGTCGGCTTCCTCGCGCACGCGGGCAAGCTGAAGGAAGCGTACGACGCGGGCAAGGTGATGGCGCCGGCGAAGTCGCTGGCGGAGATGCAGCGCATCATCTTCAACGATTACGTCGATGCGGCGCTTGCCGGGCTGTTCATTTTCGTCGTCGTGAGCATCGCGGTGTACGGCGTGCTGGCGGTGTTGCGCGCGCGTCGCGAAACCAAGCCGACGGTGCGCGAGACGCCGTTCGAAGCGATGCCCGCCGGCGCGAGCGCGGCGGTTCGTTCGGGACATTGA